One part of the Bacteroidales bacterium genome encodes these proteins:
- the rsmH gene encoding 16S rRNA (cytosine(1402)-N(4))-methyltransferase RsmH, whose protein sequence is MYHESVLLKESVEYLSVKKDGLYVDATFGAGGHSRLIAENLKTGHVYGFDQDLDAINNFSGHSNITLIRSNFRFIKNFLRYYDALPVDGILADLGISSHHIEVPERGFSFRFDAPLDMRMNAQSKVSAWNVVNEYERDKIVKIFKKYGEIPQAERIVSAIEKERNDNKINTTFELASIVNKFSKPGRENSLLAQVFQAIRIEVNREMDALDEFLKQSYDCLKSGGRLVIISYHSLEDRMVKSFFREQAEGNDFNKTIMGQKNLLWKDISRGAITPSEDEIKNNPRSRSAKMRVGEKI, encoded by the coding sequence ATGTATCACGAGAGTGTTTTATTAAAAGAAAGTGTTGAATATTTATCCGTTAAAAAAGACGGATTGTATGTTGATGCTACTTTTGGAGCAGGCGGACATTCTCGCTTAATTGCAGAAAATCTAAAAACGGGACATGTTTACGGATTTGACCAAGATTTAGATGCAATAAATAATTTTTCCGGACACAGCAATATTACTCTAATTCGCTCAAATTTTAGATTTATAAAAAACTTTCTACGCTATTACGATGCTTTGCCCGTAGATGGTATTTTGGCAGATTTGGGCATATCAAGCCATCATATTGAAGTTCCTGAGAGAGGCTTCTCTTTTAGGTTTGATGCTCCGCTTGATATGCGTATGAACGCTCAGTCAAAAGTTTCGGCTTGGAATGTTGTAAATGAATATGAACGCGATAAAATTGTTAAAATTTTCAAAAAATATGGCGAAATCCCACAAGCTGAAAGGATAGTTTCTGCAATTGAAAAGGAAAGAAATGACAATAAAATAAATACAACATTTGAATTAGCAAGTATTGTCAATAAATTTTCAAAGCCGGGACGTGAAAATTCGTTGCTAGCCCAAGTTTTTCAGGCAATTAGAATAGAAGTTAATAGAGAGATGGACGCGCTTGATGAGTTTTTAAAACAAAGCTACGATTGCTTAAAGAGCGGCGGGAGACTTGTAATAATTTCTTATCACTCATTAGAAGACAGAATGGTGAAGTCGTTTTTTAGGGAACAAGCTGAAGGCAACGATTTTAATAAAACCATAATGGGACAAAAAAACTTACTCTGGAAAGATATTTCTAGAGGAGCTATTACGCCATCTGAAGATGAAATTAAAAATAATCCCAGAAGTCGTAGTGCTAAAATGCGAGTAGGAGAAAAAATATGA